TATAATGGAGTTAAGGCGAATATAAGAACAAAGTTTTTAACAACAGAAAAGATTAATAAATTAGTACTGAAAATGTACCGATATTACCCTGGATTTAAATATTTTTTTACGAATAATATTTTAAGAAACTATCCAGGATATTATATCAGAAGATTTTTTATCGAACTATATGAGATAATTAGTGATTATATAAAAGTTATATTTGGAAAGTTAAGCGTAGATTTATTAAAAAGAGCATTTCAAAAAGATTATGAAAGAAGAAAAAGGTGGTTACTGGATGATTTTCAAAAAAAATGCGACTGCTGCAATTGCGTTTATTACAGGGGTTAATAATGGATAATGAAAAAATTGTTGGGAATAATTTTAAAGCAGGTTTCGTTTCTATTATAGGGAAACCAAATGTTGGCAAATCTACGCTTATTAACAGATATATTGGTGAAAAAGTTTCGATTGTATCTTCCAAACCACAGACAACAAGAGATAGGATTCTTGTTATTCTTACCGAAGAAAACTATCAGATTATTTTTATTGATACACCAGGTATTCACAATCCAAAGCATAAACTTGGTGAACGTATGGTAAAGGAGGCGGAAAGGGGGATGGAGAATTCCGATGTAGTGGTAGTCCTGCTTGATGCTACAACAGGGATTGCCGAAGAAGATAATATGATATTGAAAGCTGTATCCAGATTGAACACTAAGAAAATTCTAACGATTAATAAGATTGATACAGTAAATAAAAAGGATGAATTATTGTCTATTGTTGATAGATCAAAGGCAATATGTGAATTTGATGAATATATCCCAATAAGTGCTCTTACAGGGGAAAATACTGATGTATTATTGGAATGTATTGTCAATATGCTGCCTGAGTCCCCTCCTTATTATCCAGTTGATCAACTAACGGATAAAACGGAAAGGTTTCATGTGGCGGAAATAATAAGGGAAAAAATACTATTGAATACTCGCGATGAGATTCCCCATTCTATCGCCGTGGTAATAGAGGATTTTAACGATGAAGAAAGTCCCGATAGAGTGAACATAAGAGCAGTTATATACGTTGAAAGAGAAAGTCAAAAAAAGATAATCATAGGAAAGCAAGGTTCAATGCTGAAGAAAATCGGTACAGAGGCGAGATTGGATATAGAAAAGTTCCTTGGGAGACATGTTTACCTTGAACTATGGGTAAAGGTATATGAAAAATGGAGAAAGAATGATTATGCATTGAGACTGTTTGGCTATAAATAAATAATAGTTTTTAGATTAAGCAAAATTATAAATTGTTTAAAATATTTATTGCATTAGTAGAATTAGAATTTTAAAATAAAGCATATTTGATACTATGTTAATAAAAAGAATCCTTTTTATAATAGTTTTTTTGCAAAGTATTGTATTTGCTCAGAGTAATGCAAGCATTTATGGCTTTGTGCGTGAGAAAGCTACAGGCGAACCGTTATCTTATGTTAATGTTTTTTTGAAGGGGACTGACTTTGGAGCTCCTACCAATAGTGAAGGCTACTATTCGATTTCATTTGTTCCTGCTGGTGAATATGAAATTGTTGTCTCTATGATTGGTTATGAAACTATCACAAAAAAGGCGAAAGTTGAAGCAGGGAAGGATTATAGATATGATTTTTTTATGAATATATCGCCTGTAGCTGGGGAGAAAATTACAGTAGTTGCTGAGAGAGAAAAGTTTAAGGAATCTCTAACAGTAAGTGGTTTTACATTCTCCATGAAGAGTATAAATAGTATCCCAGGGTTTATGGAATCGGATGTATTAAGAGCTATACAGCATCTCCCAGGAGTGCAATCAATTACTGATTATACGGCGGCGTTGTATGTTAGAGGTGGTACTCCAGATCAAAATCTTGTTATGATAGATGGGATCCCTATCTATAATCCATTTCACCTGGGCGCGATTTTTTCAACTTTTAATACCGATGCAATAAAGGAAGCCGAATTTATTGCAGGTGGATTTCCTGTGGAGTATGGTGATAGGATTGGTTCAGTTATTAATATTGTTCAAAGGGATGGAAATGCTAACCAGATAAAAGGAAATGCCAATGTTTCACTAATTTCAAGTAAGATACTTTTGGAAGGACCTCTAAAAATTTCTAAAAATATAACAGGTACGTGGATGATAGGAGGCAGGAGAACATATTTTGATAAAATGTTTGATGGGGTAAATTTCATAGTTGAAAAAATATCAGGGGAAGAAAATAGTTTAAAATTTCCATATTATTTTTATGATTTTAATAACAAGATAAATTTAAATATAGGAAATAACTACAGAATCACTTTGATATCGTTTTACGGAGATGATGTGTTTTACTATAAGCATAGAGATGAATATAGCTACGAATACCCGGAATTTAATGAGTATTCGTATCATAAAGAGAGTGGTGAATTTACAGTAAAATGGGGTAATCGGGCAAATGGAATCATATGGCGGTGGTTACTGAGCCCAAGATTAGTTGTTAAGAATTATTTGTACAACACAAGGTTTAGATTTTTCGTTGATGTATGGGGTAGGGAAAGTGAATATTATATAGCTGAACGAGATACAAATAGATCAAAAGTAAATTATGGTTTTAATACTTATGATTACATATCTGAAAACTCCTATAATATATCATTTTCCTATAAGTTATCTCCAAAGCATTTGGTATTATCTGGATGTGATATTAAATGGTATGACTATAATCTTGGAATGGAGATCTATGGTAAGGAATGGGAAGATACT
The sequence above is drawn from the Candidatus Neomarinimicrobiota bacterium genome and encodes:
- the era gene encoding GTPase Era → MDNEKIVGNNFKAGFVSIIGKPNVGKSTLINRYIGEKVSIVSSKPQTTRDRILVILTEENYQIIFIDTPGIHNPKHKLGERMVKEAERGMENSDVVVVLLDATTGIAEEDNMILKAVSRLNTKKILTINKIDTVNKKDELLSIVDRSKAICEFDEYIPISALTGENTDVLLECIVNMLPESPPYYPVDQLTDKTERFHVAEIIREKILLNTRDEIPHSIAVVIEDFNDEESPDRVNIRAVIYVERESQKKIIIGKQGSMLKKIGTEARLDIEKFLGRHVYLELWVKVYEKWRKNDYALRLFGYK
- a CDS encoding TonB-dependent receptor, with protein sequence MLIKRILFIIVFLQSIVFAQSNASIYGFVREKATGEPLSYVNVFLKGTDFGAPTNSEGYYSISFVPAGEYEIVVSMIGYETITKKAKVEAGKDYRYDFFMNISPVAGEKITVVAEREKFKESLTVSGFTFSMKSINSIPGFMESDVLRAIQHLPGVQSITDYTAALYVRGGTPDQNLVMIDGIPIYNPFHLGAIFSTFNTDAIKEAEFIAGGFPVEYGDRIGSVINIVQRDGNANQIKGNANVSLISSKILLEGPLKISKNITGTWMIGGRRTYFDKMFDGVNFIVEKISGEENSLKFPYYFYDFNNKINLNIGNNYRITLISFYGDDVFYYKHRDEYSYEYPEFNEYSYHKESGEFTVKWGNRANGIIWRWLLSPRLVVKNYLYNTRFRFFVDVWGRESEYYIAERDTNRSKVNYGFNTYDYISENSYNISFSYKLSPKHLVLSGCDIKWYDYNLGMEIYGKEWEDTLLYSNIYMKPLDMKYHPFEYHFYIQDKWEINPLLFCQFGLRSSKNTNQTKFYNDPRFNIKYMITENLSTKFSWGIYHQYLTTANPPDETLRLLDVWLPVARGHLPIKAIHNILGFEYLLPNNSYFRIEGYYKDYKNLLELKAEKITVEEEDEGIVFKHVNEFRNAKAYSYGLEILYKKTSGKIQGWIGYSYAVVKKKLEDGNKWFFPKYDRRHSLNIVGFIKLKNNLKLGTTLTYCSGNPYTPIVGKIKEFYILMGGGYYRYFDLYVNNLWLLGEKNSARYPYYFRLDIGIMKRKEKSWGSYEWYFHIINVTMRLNVMTYIYEEPYYEDEVIYEGKKPTVVKYPIPMFPIMPTFGVKFEF